A single Micromonospora sp. CCTCC AA 2012012 DNA region contains:
- a CDS encoding right-handed parallel beta-helix repeat-containing protein has protein sequence MPKTLAVPGAYPTIADALEVAPDGAVISLAPGTYRERIRLVGRRLTVQASGEAGSATVDASGLDGSALAVTSGEVTVEGLVLTAGDYPAVAVTGARVTLRRCELSAGYGAGLQATDGATVDAAEVRVVRGQHGFVFSDAGGTVESCEIRDVTDDGIIVRLGADPTIRGTTVAGCGYRGVYVYQSGRPTIERCDVSGTGDAGIVVAHRSSPRIVQTWVHETHGVGIAFGPGCGGVVDQCRVEQTAPPGVDVDPAADPTVTLNDGGKMPMTGVGIADGGVDQDTVEMDKLLTELDSMIGLAAVKAEVRSLIDEIQVNEWRRNAGLSVGAASHHLIFTGAPGTGKTTVARIYGQLLKALGVLPNGRFKEVSRRDLVGQYIGHTAEKTTSVFEEAMGGVLFIDEAYTLSRAGGASADFGQEAIDTLVKLMEDHRDQVAVIVAGYTQEMLDFLDANSGLASRFAKTMEFENYGPDELVMISERIARNDDYVFAPGLSDALHEHFSQVERDRNFGNAREARKLLEGMRKAQSGRLRALGWMPGLDDLRTLVLEDLLTTIR, from the coding sequence GTGCCCAAGACCCTGGCTGTTCCCGGGGCCTACCCGACCATCGCCGACGCGCTGGAGGTGGCGCCTGACGGGGCGGTCATCTCGCTCGCCCCCGGGACCTACCGCGAACGGATACGGCTCGTGGGGCGGCGCCTCACCGTGCAGGCGTCCGGTGAGGCCGGCTCGGCGACGGTGGACGCGAGCGGGCTGGACGGTTCGGCCCTGGCCGTCACCTCCGGTGAGGTCACCGTGGAGGGCCTCGTACTGACCGCCGGCGACTACCCGGCCGTCGCGGTCACCGGTGCCCGGGTCACGTTGCGCAGGTGCGAGTTGTCGGCCGGCTACGGCGCGGGGCTCCAGGCCACCGACGGCGCCACGGTGGACGCCGCCGAGGTGCGGGTGGTACGCGGCCAGCACGGCTTCGTCTTCTCCGACGCGGGCGGCACAGTCGAGTCCTGTGAGATCCGGGACGTCACCGACGACGGCATCATCGTCCGGCTGGGGGCCGACCCGACGATCCGGGGCACCACGGTGGCCGGCTGCGGCTACCGGGGCGTGTACGTCTACCAGTCCGGCCGCCCCACCATCGAGCGGTGCGACGTCTCGGGCACGGGGGACGCGGGGATCGTGGTGGCGCACCGCAGCTCACCGAGGATCGTGCAGACCTGGGTGCACGAGACGCACGGCGTCGGCATCGCCTTCGGTCCGGGCTGCGGCGGCGTGGTGGACCAGTGCCGGGTCGAACAGACCGCCCCGCCCGGCGTCGACGTCGACCCGGCGGCCGATCCGACGGTGACGCTCAACGACGGGGGCAAGATGCCCATGACCGGCGTGGGCATCGCCGACGGCGGCGTCGACCAGGACACCGTCGAGATGGACAAGCTGCTCACCGAACTGGACTCGATGATCGGCCTCGCCGCGGTCAAGGCCGAGGTCCGGTCGCTGATCGACGAGATCCAGGTGAACGAGTGGCGGCGCAACGCGGGTCTCTCCGTGGGTGCGGCCAGCCACCACCTGATCTTCACCGGCGCCCCCGGTACGGGTAAGACGACCGTGGCCCGCATCTACGGGCAGCTGCTCAAGGCGCTCGGGGTGCTGCCGAACGGCCGCTTCAAGGAGGTCTCCCGGCGCGACCTGGTCGGTCAGTACATCGGCCACACGGCGGAGAAGACCACCTCGGTGTTCGAGGAGGCGATGGGGGGCGTGCTCTTCATCGACGAGGCGTACACCCTCTCCCGGGCGGGCGGGGCCAGCGCGGACTTCGGCCAGGAGGCCATCGACACGCTGGTCAAGCTGATGGAGGACCACCGCGACCAGGTGGCGGTGATCGTGGCCGGCTACACCCAGGAGATGCTCGACTTCCTGGACGCCAACTCCGGTCTGGCCTCGCGCTTCGCCAAGACCATGGAGTTCGAGAACTACGGCCCGGACGAGCTGGTCATGATCTCGGAGCGGATCGCCCGCAACGACGACTACGTCTTCGCCCCGGGCCTCAGTGACGCCCTCCACGAACACTTCTCCCAGGTGGAGCGCGACCGCAACTTCGGTAACGCGCGCGAGGCGCGCAAGCTGCTGGAGGGCATGCGCAAGGCGCAGTCCGGCCGGCTGCGCGCGCTCGGGTGGATGCCCGGTCTGGACGATCTCCGCACGCTGGTCCTGGAGGACCTGCTCACCACGATCCGCTAG